The window ATCCATTCGTCGTCGGCGGAGACGAAGACGATCACGTCGCCGGATGTGATGGTGCTGGGTTTGCCCAGGCGCAGCGATTGGAGTTGGTACTTCGCTACCGGTCCTGTCGTGGCCGGTAGCCGCGGCTGCTGCTCGTGGATCAGGTGTCGTTCGGTGGGGCTGGGCTCGTAGTCGACGACATGCTTGACGAACATCCGGGCGATCGGTGTGGGTAGAAAGTCGTTGTCGGGGTTGCGGATTCGGCCGGCTACCCCTGGAATGGGTACGGCGCGGCCGATCGCCCATTCACGGGCGGCGTTGTCGATGAATATGTGGTCGACTTCGGTGAGGTCGTCGAGATTGTCGATGAACTTCCGTACTGAGGTGATGATGTCAGGGTCGTCGGTGATGATGACGGCGTCGTCGGCGAAGGTGGAGTTGATGGTTGCGTTCGCGGAGCCGATCACTGCTCGCCGGCTGGTGGCGATCACCTTCGCATGCAAGGTGGGGCAGGACAGAACCCGGACGCCTTTGCCGAGGTAGTGGGCGAGGGCTATGGGGGAGGTGGCGTGCGCGCGGATCGCTGCTTTGGAGGCGTTGACGACGAGGACGTCGCCGGCGCGCAGTGGGAGTTGTTCGGGTGCGTTCTGGTCGAGGTAGGCAATGGCTGCGTGGCGTGTGCCTCGTGTGCGGATGGCGCGGGTGATGTGTGGCCACGGGTTGGGTCCGTGGAAGGTGGTCCCCATGTGGTTGAACGGTAGTCGGGTGTGTGGCCGGTGTTGTCGACTTGGACGCGATATCGATCTGGGATGTCGATCTCTTGGTTCTGCCGCTGGTGCTGTGGTGACGGCGGTTGTTGCGCTCTCTAGTGGGTGAAGCTGAGATGTCGAAACTGACAGATTGATGCTGGCACCCCGAAAGTCCCGCTCATCCTGACGGGCCGAGCGGGGCATTTGTTACTTGTTGTGCCAGGCCAGTTCTCGTATGTGATGCCTGTTGACCTGGGTAGGGCAGGTTGAGAGGCGCCGAGGTCAGTAGTCCCTCTCAACGCCGACCAACAACTAACCCTCTCCTCGAAAGTGCGTGACATGGGAGCAGCCCGCCCTTACCTACCGGTCGCTTCGCTGACTACATCCGTTCCGGTCCGGCGGGCACAACGCAATCTCATCGCAAGGTCGGGGCATTTTATCGTTTGTGGACCCTGCGGGCTCAAGTCGGAAGCTCGCACGGTCAGCACGCTGAACCGGATGCGTGCGAGCATCAATTTTACGTTTCGACACGGTTGGAATGGCCCACCCCCGACGAACGCCAG of the Rhodococcus sp. OK302 genome contains:
- a CDS encoding phospholipase D family protein — its product is MGTTFHGPNPWPHITRAIRTRGTRHAAIAYLDQNAPEQLPLRAGDVLVVNASKAAIRAHATSPIALAHYLGKGVRVLSCPTLHAKVIATSRRAVIGSANATINSTFADDAVIITDDPDIITSVRKFIDNLDDLTEVDHIFIDNAAREWAIGRAVPIPGVAGRIRNPDNDFLPTPIARMFVKHVVDYEPSPTERHLIHEQQPRLPATTGPVAKYQLQSLRLGKPSTITSGDVIVFVSADDEWIYPPTVVASEPVRIPRSGGAVMVFLRIRADLPPLALTTAEKMLSDLGHPGPRLRTDHFVRSPTLRTALLGLWNL